A region of the Carya illinoinensis cultivar Pawnee chromosome 16, C.illinoinensisPawnee_v1, whole genome shotgun sequence genome:
ttagactgaattgaGTTGAACTTAAATGAGTTCAACAACCAAACGGGGCCTTAGAGTGATGAGGGAATCTCAAAAAGGAGCATGCAATGATGAGAGGAACTTGAGATTTGCAAGATAGGTAGGCATTTAACACCCATGCATCAGTTGTCCTTTGGATTTTCAAAGCAGGGCAATGATGAGGAAGAAAGAGGAGCTTGAGACAATTGGCCTTCATGCACTAGAATCTGTTGTGACCCTTAGTTTTTCGAAGCAACCCTAATGATGAAAGAGAAGGGAGAGGCTTGAGATTTACAATTCTAAGTCATATTGCACAAACCAACCATTGTGTTCCTTAGTTGTCTGAAATAAGCAATGATGAGAATGAGGAATTTGAGAATGGTAACCCTAGGTCGCCACAAAGGGTGCAAGGAGAGGCAGAGAGCACAAGAGAGGGTTAGCAGAGATTGAGCGGCCAGCAATATGAAAATTTCAGGGAAAGGCAACAAGTGGGGGAGATAGAGCGGGGAAAAAATAGGGTATGTTTAAGGGGAGTGTGGGGGTAGACAGAAACCGAGAGATGGTGCCCACTAAAACAATGCTAGATAGGGAGGGGCATGATGGGGGGTGGCAGTGAttgaggctagggttttgagTCTAAAGTTTTGAGCTTCAAGACTGAGAAAGGGAGGAAGAACAAAGGCTAATTAAGGAGGCGGAAGGGTGGTCAACACTTACCTAAGTTACCTTGTGCTTGGGGGTGATAATGGTGGCAACGACGTGGTGTTGGACTTGGGTGGTAGTGGCACATGGCAACGGCGAAACAAAGGGTGAGATGAGGGAAGACTGAAATTGTATTGGAGTGAAAGTGAGAAGTTGACAAGGGAGAGGATGGCTAACCAATGAGGTAGATGTGTGATGGAGGGGCTGGACAACACGACTTGCAAGCAgagttgtaaaaattaatcgaaaaatcaaaaaagggGCTTGAACTAGTTGATCTGGATCGGTTTTTGACCTTTCCGTTCTAGGACCAATTCCTCTATGTTAAAAAACAACCAAATCAAGTTCggtattgattttatattttttaggacCGTACCTGATTGGTTcgcatatttatatattttaaattaaattttaatattatatataatatctcttatattaaatataaaaatttatatgtaatatcttttaatatactttatttatatataaaataatgttttattatagtttataacataaaatttataactTAGTCTTTAAATTAAGGGCATAATTGATCAGATTTGGTTtgattttagataattttttgaaaaaattggcactttatttaaaaaaaaatactggaaTAGGTAAAACTGGAAGTATCAATTTAGGAAAGTAACTATTGCAAGATCGGTTATTAAATATGCAAAACCGGtgtatattgatttagttctaaaatttttctaaaattgaaCCAAACAAGATTGGTTACACCCCTACTTGCAAGTGCAGAGAGAGGGCTACCTGTGACTTGAGGTGGCAAGATGTGGATAACGACAATTATTGCTAGAAAGACAACAAAcagggagaggagagaaagaaagtgTGAGAGAGGTAGAGAAATCAAAGGGGAGGTGCTTTACGCAAAGATGTTAGGGGTTGGTCGGGTGGTGTAGGAAAGGGTGACCGGTagcataaaaaagaaacaaagagaaGGTTGGGAAAGAGGCATGGGCAAGGGTGTTCGacataggagagagagagagagagagagagagagagagggggggggggggaaaggaTTTGAGGTCcaaaacgacgtcattttgGTAGGGTTTGGGCTCCTCTCCTACGAGTCTTGGGCTGAAATGGGCTGAGCTTCACAATTTTCCATTTAGAATTGAGTGGCAATTTGTATTCACAAATTGTATTAGTGTCGTATTAAGTCATGAATATTAGATTATATAGGTGAACCTAATACTAGcctttttaattaaatgggtTCAACCCTAAAACCTAAACCTGAACCATTTAATTAACAAGTGGTGCGACACGTGCTGAACTCATGTAGTAATTAACTCTTATTGAGTTAATCTGAATAAGATCCATTTAATCCACTTCAACCCGTTTAAGCCGTTTTATATAACTAGATTGAGCTGACTCATATATTATTCCTCAACCCAATCACTATAATTTCATATCTAAGACAaggataattatataaataattacacaattACTACTAGATTCAAGATAAACAATTTATTGTCAATATTCAAaccaataatatataagaaaaactaatattttcataaaataaaattatatgttaacaaaaaaaagtttaatagttTGAGATATAACATAatcaaatactaatattaatattacctatatccaacaataaaaagaacatataagattaaacatttataaaatttaaaaatagattCTACTCATATTATATGAGTGATTGCGAGTTTTATGGGTTGAACCGTTTATTCATTCTGTTTTATttaatcaatcatttttttacttaaaatcatttatattaaacttaaatatgtttattttatatagtgtTTATGTCAAATTGATAACTCTAGTTATAGGATCTTGTGCTGTCCAGCATATACTATTGGGCTTACTCTTAgtgctaattatatatatatatattttaaatattttttaaacatatttaagtatgtatttttttttataagtatttaaaaaaatacataaagtcACTAATAACCATTTCCTTaactactaaaaaaataaaaataaaataaaatacacaagaTGAAAAGCACTTCCCAGTTATCCCGTCGCGTAATCTGAACCGTTTAAAGATCACAACGGAAACATCGTAGCCCTTCATTATACCCTCTTAAATAAGTTGCATCGACTAGTGTAGGGTTTCTCTAATCCGGCATAAAGGCAAAAACCCGAGCTTTATCTTGGCACTCTCACTCTCAGCTGCAGATCTCTTGGATCATCGCTTCCTTTCCTGGTGATTCTCAAACCCATATATCTGTAAATCATTCTCTACGTTAGGAATCagttattttctctttgtttacgGGGAAATTCCTATAAAATTTCTGTGTTCTCTTTCTCAGTTTACTCGtgcataatttttgttttattatcattattttgtaagagtaatattacatacagtcatttttgtgtactCCCTATGCACTtcactaatatgattggctggattaattttttttaatacacaaccaatcatatcccTGGAATGCACAAAGGAGtccgtaaaaatgactgcacatagaattttccattttcaatttggtctctcatttttgtgtttgagttcGAAAAAGGCTTCTCATGTGTAATTGCTTTCGTTATCTATCGCTTTGTTTgcttttgagaaaatttaagaGGGAAATGTAAGtgaaatatgaattttgtatttttgttactGTAAATGACATTTGTAAGAAACGGACCCTTTTTTTAATGCGATAGTAAATTATGAGGGAAATTAGCATTGGCCATACAATGCAAGCGGGTAGGGACTGTGTTGGGTTGTATAAAGACCATGTTATATGCTGTTATAGATTATACATATCTTGGCTATCAATCTCAGTAGTAAGACTATATTATTCTTTCAACCCAGTGCTTGGAGGTTCAGATCCCactgggtgcaaacaatctctagagcCTATTAGATTGTAggattttttctttgaattatcCGAGGTGCACTTGAGGGAAACTCCTTGCAAGGGCCTGTGCACCACCAGGAACAGTTGGGATGCTGTTTTCAGACACCAGGTGCCATAAAAAAACCCAGTGCTTAGTGTTAGGGATGGTTTTATGGGACCCTAGTTTTTTTAGCCCCCTTTGTGGTTGTTGGAAAATGGGGCCTTTATTTCTGATGGGAGGATTGTGCAACtgttgtttcattttatttttaacctgAAACATATGATGTAATCAGTATGTTTATCGTAGATACATTCTAAAATAAGTTCATTTTAGAGGTcccttttttcaaattcttattatATCTTGATATTTGTACTTATTAAATTCCTGTGTATATCCCTCTCATTTGGGCCCATTTTTGAGCTAGTCTGTCGACATGTTTACTTCAAGGAAGAAGATCCACAAAGATAAAGATGCTGAGCCCACTGAGTTTGAAGAGACAGTTGCGCAGGTAATTTTTGACTGTTTATTATATTCCCGTGGCCATTGCACTTGATGATCTCTTCCCATTGTGTTGACTTGTGATTATGAACTTCACTGATATCACACAGGCATTTTTTGATCTGGAAAATACCAACCAAGAGCTGAAAAGTGACCTGAAGGATCTTTACATAAATTCTGCAGTGTAAGAATTTTATATGGGATTGTATAGGGTTGCAACCATTTGGTTTATTGACTTTCTGCCCTTCAGATGACCAGTATTCTTCCATTTCTATAACAGTCAAGTCGATGTTCTTGGGAATCGAAAGGCTGTCATCATTCATGTTCCCTACAGATTAAGGAAAGCCTTCCGCAAGATACATACTAAGCTTGTGAGAGAGCTTGAGAAGAAGTTTAGTGGCAAGGTAATAAAAGACTTAAATGTTTTGGTTGTCCTACAATTTCATTCTGATTacctacccccccccccccaaaaaaaaaaaaaaagacaatttcGTTCTGGCTTTTTGGTCCAGAGCAAATGGCATTGTAGAAGAAACTTCCAAACTATAATGTTGTGTCTCATAGTgttgtttaatatatattttacgtTTATTTTCCTATACCCCCTTTTAATTGATGATCTATTCTGTGCTCTCTCTTTGGTTTTCTTCAGATGATTGGCttgcaaattaaaattttttctgtATTCATTATGTCAACTTTCGTTTGAGCTTTAATCCTATTATGTATAAATATTTCGTGTAGAATAAGTATGAGCTACCCAGAGATAACATTTTTGTTTGAAGTGATTTGAGTTTTTCAATTCCTCTTTTCCAAAAATGTCTGCGTGTTTTCCCTTTTGGCATATATCAATGGTCATGATacctataaaaaagaaatcGGTGCTGATATCCCATAATTTTACTCCCGTTCATACCTTTTAGGATGTTGTCCTGATTGCCACCCGGAGGATACTGAGGCCACCAAAGAAAGGTTCTGCTGCTCGGCGTCCACGCAGCCGCACACTCACTTCTGTTCAGGAAGCAATGCTAGAGGATATTGTCTTGCCTGCCGAGATTGTTGGGAAGCGTGTCCGATATAGAATTGACGGATCCAAGATAATGAAGGTAACCCATTACAGCTGTGTAACAGTAAATTACTTCTCGCATGATGAGTTTCTTGTTGTGAGTTGTTTGAAAAGATTTCCAACATATGAACTTAAGGGAATGATTACCTTATTAAAAAGGACAAGGGTTAAGGATTTGATTTAGTAATTACAAGTCAAATTTATAATTGAAAGCTTACAATCAGCTTGGTTAATGTAGTGGTGAAATTTACTTCCAAGTATTTATCCCACATTTGTGCTATGTATGGA
Encoded here:
- the LOC122299919 gene encoding 40S ribosomal protein S7-like, encoding MFTSRKKIHKDKDAEPTEFEETVAQAFFDLENTNQELKSDLKDLYINSAVQVDVLGNRKAVIIHVPYRLRKAFRKIHTKLVRELEKKFSGKDVVLIATRRILRPPKKGSAARRPRSRTLTSVQEAMLEDIVLPAEIVGKRVRYRIDGSKIMKVFLDPKERNNTEYKLDTFSAVYRKLSGKDVAFEYPVTEA